Genomic DNA from Triticum dicoccoides isolate Atlit2015 ecotype Zavitan chromosome 4B, WEW_v2.0, whole genome shotgun sequence:
TTTTCTCTCAAGGCATTGGTGTGCGTCTGCATGCATTTGTTCTCTCTCTACGTTTCCGTACGGTTTCTAAGAGACACAGTGGAAAGCTCACATGCTCAACAGCCCCATGCTAGCATCCCTGGCCCTATAAATACACCAGGCCTCGCCCTTGTCGACACAACATACACAAAGCTCTAGCTCAACATCTCCTCCAGCTCCCTCGAAGCCTCCTTCGCGTGCAAGAAGCAGCTCTCTCTCGCAGCCTCCTACGCCCGCAAGAAGCACCCACAGTGCGCACACATCCATCGATCACCTCGATCACCACACACACACATCCAGTTCCATCCAACACCTTGGGTAGACGATGGCCATGGCGCAAGGACAAGGGGCACGGGCCACGAGGGAGGCCGTGCCTCCGGTGTCCCTTGTGGCCATCATCGGCGGCGGGATCAGCGGCCTGGCCGCGGCGAAGCAGATGGCGGCTTATGACCCCGTCGTGTTCGAGGCGACGCCGTCCGTCGGTGGGGTGTGGAAGCACTGCGTCTACCGCACCACGCGGCTGCAGACGCCCCGCCCGGACTACGAGTTCTCCGACTACTCCTGGAAGAACCGCGACGACCCTTCCTTCCCGACCCACACCGAGATCGCCGACTACCTCGAGGGCTACGCCGACGAGTTCGACCTCTGGCGCTACATCTCGTTCGGCTCCAAGGTGGTGGACATCAAGTTCCTCGGCGGTGCCGAGGCCGGGTTCACCGAGCTgtggagcggcaccggcaaggatCCGCTCCGGGGCAAGCCCATGTGGGAGGTCGGCATCATCACCGGCGACTCCAACACCGTTCAGGTACCATATATACTTTGACATGTCTTGCATGCTTGTTTCGAGATACTACTTAGCACCAGTTCAGATCAATTCAATTGATCTCACGTGCATATTTTGCCACGGGAATGTGCAGTATTACAAGTTCGAGTTCGTGGTGATGTGCACGGGTAAGTACGGCGACGTGCCGCGGATGCCGGTGTTCCCGCCGGGGAAGGGGCCGGAGGTGTTCAAGGGGACGGTGATGCACTCGCTGGACTACTGCAAGCTGAGCGAGGAGGAGACCGTTGAGCTGATGAGAGGAAAGAAGGTCGTGGTGGTTGGGTACAAGAAGAGCGCTATCGATCTAGCCAACGAATGTGCCCAGGCAAACCAAGGTGCGTAAAACCATACTCCTAGCTAAGCATAGGAAAGACTTAACATGGTTTGAAGAAAAATTCTCCTAAAACATGGACAAAATTCAACATGAAACCACGCATGAAACTAGCAGATGGCAGATAAGCTATCGTACTCGTGTAAACGCGTGTATCCGACTAGCAAAAAGAACATGCTAAGCTTGTTCACACAGAGCTGAACAAAACAAAATCGGATACTAATAAATATTGTGGAAGCGTTCCATCATTCGATGAAGTGGATGTCTAAATAATGCATACCATATTTGGTGACATGTGCCTTGGCGATTTGGGAGAGTCGGATACTATGGTCCAGAAAAGGTCACTCTTGTCTTGACCCCTCGCACACTTCATCATGCATCTAGTACGTATAATTCTAGTCTAGATAGTTTAGCTAGCCTAGACTAGACAGTGGATGCCCAGGTAGGTCTCTTGCATTTACAAGTTCAAAGTACACTAGACGCAATCAGTACGCATACCGCCTTGACTTTTACCGCATGAGCAATTTATATATATGTACCAAAGTGTTTGCATGTTTGACCAGTAGTTGCAGATTTGCAACAAAGATTATCTGCCGTTCCAACCGAACCTTCCAAACTAATTGTTCGCATGCATGACTGGCAGTTAGCTTCCTTAAAACATAATACTCCCTCCTATTCATATTAGTTGTTTCTGGTTTAGTATACTTTTATATACTCCTAAATTGGCAATAGAAGCATATGGAAGGGTTGACAATCTGTCGCGGAAACAAGAACCGTTTGATATGGATCGATCGATTTACCGGTCgcgtttgcttgtttgtttgcagtCAAGGGAGGGCAGCCGTGCACGATGCTGGTACGGACCCTGCACTGGGTGGTGCCATCGTACTCCATCTGGGGCTTGCCATTCTCCATGTTCTACTCCACACGCTTGTCTCAGCTCTTCTACGAGCGGCCCAACCAAGGGTTCTTCCgatccctcctctgccgcctcatGAGCCCACTGGTATGTGTACGTCAGAATTCATCTCACAGCGTGAAACTTGTACATGATACACATGCACGTACGTAGGGAAGTACGGAGTATGACCGTATTAACATATGCACGTGTGCATGCTCAAGACCATGCATGCATATCACAATCTGACAGCAACGTGGTGTGTTTTGGATTTTGGTGGTGCAGAGGGCGGGGGTGTCGAAGTTCATCGAGTCGTACCTGTCATGGAAGCTGCCGCTGGGCAAGTACGGTCTGACGCCAGATCACCCCTTCGTCGAGGACTACGCCAGCTGCCAGATGGCCATCCTCCCAGAGGGCTTCTTCGACATGGCGGACCGCGGCCTTGTCCGCTTCCAGAGGGCCTCCGCCGGCTGGTGCTTCTCCGAGAACGGCGTGGTCCTCGACGACGGCACCAAGGTGGAGGCCGACCTCGTCTTCCTGGCCACCGGCTTCGAGGGCAAGGACAAGCTCCGCGAGGTCCTGCCAAAGCCCTTCCGTGACCTCGTCGTCGGCAAGTCTTCCATGATGCCGCTCTACCGGTACGTGTACATGTTGCGTTTGTCTTTTGCTCCAAGCCTCCAACATATATGAAATTATGAATCGATCGACGCTGACCTGCAATTTATTTTGGCAGTGGCACGATCCACCCGCTGATTCCCAACATGGCGTTCGTCGGGTTTGTGGAGAGCGTGTCCAACCTGCACACGTCGGAGCTGCGGTGCCGGTGGCTGTCGGGGCTGCTGGAGGGGCGGTTCGAGCTGCCGAACGTGAAGGCCATGATGGGgcacgtcgccggcgaggccgacgcCATGCGCCGCACCACGCGGTTCTACCGCCGCCACTGCATCTCCACCTACAGCATCCACGACAGCGACGGCATGTGCGCAGATCTGGGTTCCGCCACGCTCCGCAAGGCCAACTGGATCGCCGAGCTCTTCGCGCCATACAACAACAAGGATTACAAGGAGCAGTAACTCATACGTACGCGTAGTACAACCTCCGCATCAATACACGCGGCCGAGTACGTACGTAAGGCCGGTATAATACGTTCTTTTAGTAAAAAAAAAACACATATACGTGATTCCATAGGTAACTTATAATATCGATCGCTAACAAGAATATATGTATACATGCATGTACCTAATAATATTCGTTATTCCTGTACTGATAGTATACTATAGTGTGTAAGGACATCTCCAGccacgcccccaacaggcccttcccaggcgattttgccgcgccggcgccaaaaaaaggccccagtcgtgcccccagaagcccgtttttcgccggctcgggccaaaactggtgccagcggacccaggccgaaccgggCGCTCTgggggggcgcttggggagccggcacaagcgaaaaaggcgcgtgggcccgtcctggaggcgacccgagggccttttcccgccgtttcttgacgcttttccctcgcatctctcccgctcgctcgcctccctcccgccattctctccctttctcccgccaaaccccctcccgctcgccgcgaagaagtacgccatgccgccgaagaagtacgccatgccgcgcgcggcggcaaccgcgactggcgccgtggcccagccgaagcagaggaagccgagggcgccgccatcgaagccaccgggcctgtcgaacgccgagtggagggtggaagttcagcggcgcgaagcagtcaccgccgacaggcggaacagggccatagccaagaaggcccgcgacaacgcggcgcgcgcggcggcgtcttcctcatcggtcgaccaggcggggatgaatccacccgtcgtcagccacgcccagtacgcgccctggggacagcaaggcgccggatctccatggggttcatcgtcgcccggCTATGCCGAGGCGAcacgcacggtgggttcaacccaaacgtgaccttccctcatggtcaccccgctacgcgcacgccctcgcccgccttcgtcggcgtgcagtaccctccatacaactactcgctgcccgccgcctacgcgtccacaccgaTGCCCCATCTCTACCGTGGACCgctacccttctcgcacctcggcgacgccgacgacacgggagccgacatggacgacatcatcgcgacaggatcgactgcggccgccgcgtctcccgggttcgccacccaggacgaggtagtggacctcagcggcgacatggaggccgagctcggctacgtctacggcgacgacgcgcaggaacccgaggaggaggaggaggaggaggaggagccggctcctgttccgacgaaggggcgccagaagaagaagaagcgggcggctaggtcaggcgaaccgcgcatcaagtggacgtccaaggaggaggaatgcctcaccgaagcatggaaagtcgtctgcctcgacccgaccaccggcgcgaaccaaagcttggagacgtactgggaccgcatcaaggccgagttcgacgagcggaagctcgtcgacccctacttcaaaggcgtctacatgcagcgcggctccaaggcgatggcgaaccattgggggcgtatccagttggcgtgcaacaaatgacatggaatcgtcgaggaggtcgcagtTCGCCCGGAGAGCGGGGCCAGCGTTGAGGATCAAgtacgcacgccgttcgcccgcatatcttcgtcccctacgcccgccgcccgccaactgttcgtccctccgcgcagctgctgcgtatgttcgccatgtatcggggcgacaaccaagacgccgacttcaagcacctccacgtctacaagcgcattgacaagtgcgagaagtgggcggaagtccgacgtgccctcgacaaggccaacgagacatacaagccggacgcgacgactccgggcgcgtcagaggggcggccggacggccacaaattggcaaagaaggggaaaagcgccgacgcggcaaccgcgcgaatgcaggagtccatcgagcattgcctcgccgacgcccaggccc
This window encodes:
- the LOC119293967 gene encoding probable flavin-containing monooxygenase 1; this translates as MAQGQGARATREAVPPVSLVAIIGGGISGLAAAKQMAAYDPVVFEATPSVGGVWKHCVYRTTRLQTPRPDYEFSDYSWKNRDDPSFPTHTEIADYLEGYADEFDLWRYISFGSKVVDIKFLGGAEAGFTELWSGTGKDPLRGKPMWEVGIITGDSNTVQYYKFEFVVMCTGKYGDVPRMPVFPPGKGPEVFKGTVMHSLDYCKLSEEETVELMRGKKVVVVGYKKSAIDLANECAQANQVKGGQPCTMLVRTLHWVVPSYSIWGLPFSMFYSTRLSQLFYERPNQGFFRSLLCRLMSPLRAGVSKFIESYLSWKLPLGKYGLTPDHPFVEDYASCQMAILPEGFFDMADRGLVRFQRASAGWCFSENGVVLDDGTKVEADLVFLATGFEGKDKLREVLPKPFRDLVVGKSSMMPLYRGTIHPLIPNMAFVGFVESVSNLHTSELRCRWLSGLLEGRFELPNVKAMMGHVAGEADAMRRTTRFYRRHCISTYSIHDSDGMCADLGSATLRKANWIAELFAPYNNKDYKEQ